GGTCGTCACGATCATCCGGGCGGCCACCCCGTTTGAGGACGGGATCTGGCTGATCGCCTTTCTGCTCCTGGTCGGTTTTCTCGCCCAGGTCCTGCTGGCGGTGGGTCAGGCAGCCCTGCGTCCGGAGGGAATCTCCGGTTCCCGGGTGGCGGCCGAGGCCCTGCTCTGGAACGTCGGCACGGTTCTGGTCCCGGTGGGGACGATGACCGGCGGCAAGCTCGGTGTGATCCTCGGCAGCATCGCCCTGATTGCCGCCCTCGCGCTGTTCGCCCGAAGCGGGATCGAGGCCGGCGCCGGAGGCGGCCTGCTCCGCCCGATCTACCTGCTCTTCGCGGTCTTCATGGCGGTGAGTGTTGCCACCGGCATCGGCCTCTCCTGGACCCAGCCCTGGCTGTAGTCCGGGTCAGGCCCGGTGTTCCAGCCGGGCGACGATCTTCAGGGCGATGAACATCAGGATCGATCCGACCGCGGCCCCGCAGGCCCAGGCGGCGAGCATCGCGGCGGTCGGAGTCGAGAGCGCGAAAAAGTCGTTCACGAACGGGATGTACAGCGCCAGAACAAAGCCGGTCGCCATCACCGCGCAGAGCCCGCCGACCAGGGCGCGGCGGCGGCCCGGTTCGTCTTCGAGCAGCATGACCACCGCCAGCCCGGCGGTGACGATCGTGGCCGCGGCGACGGTGCGGGCCTCGTTCAGGGAACACTCGAGCCCATATCTGGCCACCAGCCAGGCCACCAGGATGCCGATTCCCATGGCCAGTCCGGCCGGGAATGAAAACCGGGCGATCGCCTTCAGGTAGTCGTCCGGGCGCCACGGGCCGCTGCTGGGAGCCAGCGCCAGCAGGAACGCCGGGATTCCGATGGTCAGGCTGGAGGTCAGGGTGAACTGCCGGGGGAGCAGCGGAAAGATCCCGGTCGGGATCGCCACCGCGATCAGCAGAAAGGCGGTGAACAGCGCCTTGGTCACGAACAGCCGCGAGACCCGCTGGATGTTCCGCAGGATCTGGCGGCCCTCGTGGACCATCGGGGCAACCTCGGCGAAACTCCCCGAAACCAGCACCAGGTCGGAGACCGACCGGGCCATCTGGGTGCCGGAGCCCTGGGCGATCGCCAGCCGGGCCTGCTTCAGGGCGGGCACATCGTTGACCCCGTCACCGACCATGCCGACGTACTCGCCCGCCTCGGCCAGAACCCGCACCACCCGCTCCTTGTCCTCCGGCGAGATCCGTCCGATCGCGGGAGCGCCACGAACCGCGGTCAGGAGTTCCCGGTCGTCCCGCGGGAGGGATGCCCCGTTGAGAGCATCGGCCTCCCCGACGACCGGATTGTCGCCGTCCGGCCCGGCGTTCACCCCGGCGTCCCGGGCGATCGCCCCGACCGTGGCCGGGGCATCCCCGGAGATGATCTTCAGCGCCACCTCCTCGGCCTCGAAGAAACTCACGGTCTCGGCGGCGTCGTCCCGCAGGCGCTCGGCCAGGATCACCACCCCCAGCGGAGTGATCCCGCCGGGGAGCTCGGCCGCCACCCCCGGCTCCGGGAGTTCGTTCCGGGTCCGGGCGATCGCCAGGACACGACGGCCCCGGGCGGCCTCCGTTCCCGCGATGCGGGCCAGGTCGCTTTCCGGGTCGAGCAGGGCTTCGGGTGCCCCGAGCAGCAGCCGCTCACCGTTCAGGTCGAGTGCTCCCCAGCGACGCCTGGAGGAGAAGGGGACCGTCGCCCTCGGCTCGATCGCGGCCGGACTGCCACCGAGTGACGCCGCGTGGATCGCCTCCAGGGTGGCGTTTCGAGCGGACATCGAGGCAGCGTAGAGGCCCAGGGCACGCTCCACTTCGGCCG
The Solirubrobacterales bacterium genome window above contains:
- a CDS encoding HAD-IC family P-type ATPase: MAALTAEIPNEPDVAKTVGETGPDGLSRAEAERRLAARGPLPKESTSRSYLSIAWANTFTVFNLILAVFGALTLIFGNPKDALFLGILVANVAIGVSQEIRAKIALDRLAALVAVTATVVRESEESEIPLDGLVVGDLVVGRAGDQVVADGEVIASEGAELDESNLTGESEPVGTGPGKPVWSGSFVTEGEIRYVASALGPDSRAAKLAATAKAFRHPRSPLEKAMDRLLIILVAVMVPLAVGLGISLALRDVGQAQAVETLTAAVVNIVPEGLILLVSLTAAVSAAKMARRGVLAQQLNAIESLASVSMMCTDKTGTLTEAALRVVGVEPAEATAPAEVERALGLYAASMSARNATLEAIHAASLGGSPAAIEPRATVPFSSRRRWGALDLNGERLLLGAPEALLDPESDLARIAGTEAARGRRVLAIARTRNELPEPGVAAELPGGITPLGVVILAERLRDDAAETVSFFEAEEVALKIISGDAPATVGAIARDAGVNAGPDGDNPVVGEADALNGASLPRDDRELLTAVRGAPAIGRISPEDKERVVRVLAEAGEYVGMVGDGVNDVPALKQARLAIAQGSGTQMARSVSDLVLVSGSFAEVAPMVHEGRQILRNIQRVSRLFVTKALFTAFLLIAVAIPTGIFPLLPRQFTLTSSLTIGIPAFLLALAPSSGPWRPDDYLKAIARFSFPAGLAMGIGILVAWLVARYGLECSLNEARTVAAATIVTAGLAVVMLLEDEPGRRRALVGGLCAVMATGFVLALYIPFVNDFFALSTPTAAMLAAWACGAAVGSILMFIALKIVARLEHRA